CTGCTCGTCGCCGGACCGCCGGCCGTGCTGGCCGCGCTGGCCGCGCGAATACGCGTGCCGCGGCGGCGCACGGCGCGGGTCGCGCCGCCGACGTGGCGGCAGTTCGCGGCCGACTGCGCGGGAACGCTCCGCGTCCCGGCGCTGCGATGGCTCATGGCCGGCGCGGTGTGCGTCGCGTTCGCCGCCGGCGGCTACCTCGCGTGGTTCGTCGATTTCGTCGCGCGCACCAAGGGGTTCTCGGTCGCGTCCGGCACGCTGTTCTTCGGCGGGTGCGCGCTCACCGGCGGCCTGTTGGGCGTGTGGTCGGGCGGTGCGATCGGCGATTGGATCGCGCGGCGCCGGCGCGGCGGGCGGCTGACCGCGTTCGCCGCCGGGTTGGCGCTCGCGGTGCCGTTCGCGCTCGCGTCGATCTACACGGACCGCGGGTGGGCGTTCTACGCGGTGGCGTGGGGGCTGATGTACTTCATCTCCTGGTATCACGGGCCGCTGGCGGCGGCGGTGGACGACCTCGTGCCGCCGGCGCGCGCGGCCACCGCGCAGGCGGCGCTGATCGCGAGCATGCACCTCGTCGGCACCGCTCCGTCGGCCTGGATCGTCGGCCTCGCGGCGGACGCCGTCGGGCTTCGGTCGGCCTTGCTGGTGCCGACCGCGGCGCTCGCGATCGCCGCCGCGTGCGGCGCGATCGGCGCGCGGCGCGCGGCGCGGTGACAGACGGTCACGGCGCGAGCGCGGCCGCTTGCGCCTCGTCGGCGGCCGCTCCGGCGCGATCGCCCGCGCGGCGGCGCGCGGCGGCGCGGTCGCGTAGCCCGGCGGCGCGCGCCCGCCGGTAGCGTACGTCGTCCGGGTAGGCGTCGAGCAGCACGTCGGTCCAGCGCAGACACTTGTCGTAGTGGTGCGTCTCGACGCAGTAGATGCGGGCGATCCCCCAGGCGGCGGCATAGCTGTGTGGATAGCGCGCGAGCACCGCCTCGTAGGCGTCGACCGCCTCCGTCCAGCGGTGCTGGCGGGCGAGGGCGTCGGCGCGGTCGAGGTCGTCGGAGACGCCGCACGCGGCGACGGCGAGGGCGAACGCCGCGGCGACCCGCGCTGGCCGCGCGGGCTGCGCGGCGCTATAACAGCGGCCGAGGAGTCGCATGAGGACCGTCATCAACGCGCTCGCGAGTGCGGTGGTCGCCGCCGGCCTCGCGACCGGCTGCCGCGCATCGACACCGCCGGCGGTGTCGACGCTGGCCGAATATAGCGCCGCGCTCGACGCGGGCGACTACGACAAGGCCTACGAAATGATGTCGGAGCGATTTCGCGCGCACGTCGGCCGGGACGAGTTCGTGCGGATGATGCGTGCGAACAAGCGCGAGGTTCGCGAGACGGCGCGCCGGCTCAAGGGGGAGGTGCGCGCCGTCGAGGTGGTCGCCGAGGTCCGCTATGGCGAGGGGGACGTGCTGCGGCTCGTGCGC
The nucleotide sequence above comes from Deltaproteobacteria bacterium. Encoded proteins:
- a CDS encoding MFS transporter; amino-acid sequence: MTTAGARTVIGGRRPSGDMEDRVDRASTAAAPFRGAYVLAVFAALNFFHYATRNVVLPMYADLRASFALTNADLGLLTTAFMAAHAVAAIPAGWLADHVDRLKVVAIGASVWCAGAFGVAAAGGRGDLLAARAVAGLGTGALVPVANALLCDAFPAGAKARTLSIFNLGLFAGGAAGFAIGAVCGYPLGPLLVAGPPAVLAALAARIRVPRRRTARVAPPTWRQFAADCAGTLRVPALRWLMAGAVCVAFAAGGYLAWFVDFVARTKGFSVASGTLFFGGCALTGGLLGVWSGGAIGDWIARRRRGGRLTAFAAGLALAVPFALASIYTDRGWAFYAVAWGLMYFISWYHGPLAAAVDDLVPPARAATAQAALIASMHLVGTAPSAWIVGLAADAVGLRSALLVPTAALAIAAACGAIGARRAAR
- a CDS encoding tetratricopeptide repeat protein yields the protein MTVLMRLLGRCYSAAQPARPARVAAAFALAVAACGVSDDLDRADALARQHRWTEAVDAYEAVLARYPHSYAAAWGIARIYCVETHHYDKCLRWTDVLLDAYPDDVRYRRARAAGLRDRAAARRRAGDRAGAAADEAQAAALAP